One window of the Camelus ferus isolate YT-003-E chromosome 12, BCGSAC_Cfer_1.0, whole genome shotgun sequence genome contains the following:
- the PRR13 gene encoding proline-rich protein 13 — protein MWNPNPGQPGPNPYPPNVGYPGGCNPAHPPPVNPAFPPGPYPPPPGVPQGNPAFPPGGPGHPVPQSGYPGCQPSGPYPPPYPPPAPGMPPVTPLAPGMMGPGMVMDKKMQKKMKKAHKKMHKHHKHGKHSSSSSSSSDSD, from the exons ATGTGGAATCCTAATCCCG GGCAGCCGGGGCCAAATCCATATCCCCCTAACGTCGGGTACCCTGGAGGTTGCAATCCTGCCCATCCACCACCTGTCAACCCTGCCTTTCCTCCAGGCCCctatccccctcccccaggagttCCCCAGGGGAATCCAGCTTTTCctccaggtgggcctggtcaTCCTGTGCCACAATCTGGGTACCCAGGATGCCAACCCTCAGGTCCCTACCCCCCTCCATACCCACCACCTGCCCCTGGCATGCCTCCGGTGACTCCATTGGCCCCTGGCATGATGGGACCAGGAATGGTGATGGACAAGAAgatgcagaagaaaatgaagaaagctCATAAAAAGATGCACAAACACCACAAGCATGGCAAG cattcctcctcctcctcttccagcagTGACTCTGACTGA